A single region of the Brachypodium distachyon strain Bd21 chromosome 3, Brachypodium_distachyon_v3.0, whole genome shotgun sequence genome encodes:
- the LOC100824416 gene encoding transcription factor bHLH137 isoform X2, with product MADFSSSHHSLLLKMPAASTTIDLSSSDVSSFLLHNQTHGQEGAANASAAMVEDGSLESSSAVLDTYPQGSASVGRKRKASTADDSSATLSSAHSKDCKDGKSRRGKREKSSTDQEEAPKGYIHVRARRGQATDSHSLAERVRRERISERMRLLQTLVPGCDKVTGKALILDEIINYVQSLQNQVEFLSMRIASMSPVLYGFGLDSDGLLDQTQIGGMFQEALAVPGAPVLNQEHSPAPSQAMMDTTSYSLQGQGAISFSQSQDNGSYLMQSVGEQRQELLNQLVFSNMCSFQ from the exons ATGGCAGACTTCTCCTCATCCCACCACTCTCTCCTCCTCAAGATGCCTGCGGCCTCCACCACTATTGACCTCTCCTCCTCTGACGTCTCAAGCTTCTTGCTCCACAACCAAACCCATGgccaagaaggagctgcaAATGCAAGTGCAGCCATGGTGGAGGATGGCTCACTGGAGAGCTCCTCTGCAGTTCTTGACACCTATCCACAGGGCAGTGCATCTGTGGGCAGGAAGAGAAAGGCCAGTACAGCTGATGACAGCAGTGCCACACTTAGCTCTGCTCACTCCAAG GACTGCAAGGATGGCAAGAGCAGGAGAGGGAAGAGGGAAAAGAGCAGCACTGATCAGGAGGAGGCACCCAAGGGATACATCCATGTGAGGGCAAGGAGAGGCCAAGCAACAGATAGCCACAGCCTTGCAGAGAGG gtgaggagggagaggatCAGTGAGAGGATGAGGCTGCTGCAAACACTGGTCCCTGGCTGTGACAAG GTGACTGGGAAGGCACTCATTTTGGATGAGATCATCAACTATGTGCAGTCCCTGCAGAACCAAGTTGAG TTTCTTTCTATGAGGATTGCCTCCATGAGCCCAGTGTTGTATGGCTTTGGACTAGACAGTGATGGCCTCCTTGACCAAACACAA ATTGGAGgcatgttccaggaagcccTTGCAGTGCCTGGAGCTCCAGTGCTGAACCAAGAACATAGCCCAGCTCCATCCCAAGCCATGATGGATACAACATCTTACTCACTGCAAGGCCAGGGTGCCATATCCTTCTCTCAGTCTCAG GACAATGGCAGTTACCTGATGCAATCAGTTGGGGAGCAAAGACAGGAGCTGCTTAATCAATTGGTGTTCAGCAACATGTGCTCTTTCCAGTAG
- the LOC100824416 gene encoding transcription factor bHLH137 isoform X1 — MADFSSSHHSLLLKMPAASTTIDLSSSDVSSFLLHNQTHGQEGAANASAAMVEDGSLESSSAVLDTYPQGSASVGRKRKASTADDSSATLSSAHSKDCKDGKSRRGKREKSSTDQEEAPKGYIHVRARRGQATDSHSLAERVRRERISERMRLLQTLVPGCDKVTGKALILDEIINYVQSLQNQVEFLSMRIASMSPVLYGFGLDSDGLLDQTQKIGGMFQEALAVPGAPVLNQEHSPAPSQAMMDTTSYSLQGQGAISFSQSQDNGSYLMQSVGEQRQELLNQLVFSNMCSFQ, encoded by the exons ATGGCAGACTTCTCCTCATCCCACCACTCTCTCCTCCTCAAGATGCCTGCGGCCTCCACCACTATTGACCTCTCCTCCTCTGACGTCTCAAGCTTCTTGCTCCACAACCAAACCCATGgccaagaaggagctgcaAATGCAAGTGCAGCCATGGTGGAGGATGGCTCACTGGAGAGCTCCTCTGCAGTTCTTGACACCTATCCACAGGGCAGTGCATCTGTGGGCAGGAAGAGAAAGGCCAGTACAGCTGATGACAGCAGTGCCACACTTAGCTCTGCTCACTCCAAG GACTGCAAGGATGGCAAGAGCAGGAGAGGGAAGAGGGAAAAGAGCAGCACTGATCAGGAGGAGGCACCCAAGGGATACATCCATGTGAGGGCAAGGAGAGGCCAAGCAACAGATAGCCACAGCCTTGCAGAGAGG gtgaggagggagaggatCAGTGAGAGGATGAGGCTGCTGCAAACACTGGTCCCTGGCTGTGACAAG GTGACTGGGAAGGCACTCATTTTGGATGAGATCATCAACTATGTGCAGTCCCTGCAGAACCAAGTTGAG TTTCTTTCTATGAGGATTGCCTCCATGAGCCCAGTGTTGTATGGCTTTGGACTAGACAGTGATGGCCTCCTTGACCAAACACAA AAGATTGGAGgcatgttccaggaagcccTTGCAGTGCCTGGAGCTCCAGTGCTGAACCAAGAACATAGCCCAGCTCCATCCCAAGCCATGATGGATACAACATCTTACTCACTGCAAGGCCAGGGTGCCATATCCTTCTCTCAGTCTCAG GACAATGGCAGTTACCTGATGCAATCAGTTGGGGAGCAAAGACAGGAGCTGCTTAATCAATTGGTGTTCAGCAACATGTGCTCTTTCCAGTAG
- the LOC100843677 gene encoding ADP-ribosylation factor GTPase-activating protein AGD3, with translation MYFARLDDSPMFRTQIQTLEDSAEILRERCLKFHKGCRKYTEGLGEAYDGDIAFASSLETFGGGHNDPISVAFGGPVMNKFTIALREIGTYKEVLRSQVEHMLNDRLLSFVDIDLHDVKDARKRFDKASLLYDQVREKYLSLKKGTRADITTAIEEELHSARSSFEQARFNLVTAISHVEAKKRFEFLEAVSATMDSHLRYFKQGYELLHQMEPYINQVLAYSQQSRERANKEQASLVERMHEYKKQIDRESRSSANGLIDSHNVDGMQTIGRSSHKMIEAVMQSSSKGKVQTIRQGYLSKRSSNLRGDWKRRFFVLDSRGMLYYYRKQITRPPGVCPIQRTNNPPEHGSGLLSRLFSSHYHIHDEKSVARHTVNLLTSTIKVDAEQSDLRFCFRIISPIKIYTLQAESAIDQMDWIEKITGVIASLLSSQSPEQCLMQSPRSCGLDRSASESSSYTSSAELEASTSDDLAMERNNGQYDPRSTHQHRMSIKPEKPIDLLRKVDGNTICADCGAPEPDWASLNLGALLCIECSGVHRNLGVHISKVRSLTLDVRVWEPSVINLFQSLGNMFVNRVWEETLTSSNNGYSGDNTSVNGSQTAQYFTVSKPKHSDPFSSKEKFIHAKYADKEFVRRHSIDEIHVAQQMWDNVTANDKQGVYSLIVASHANVNLIYGQMASGLFLNLGKALLQEQPSSPSDGSPRFFDCNSHEKVSPRESLSPASTSSHVDDLDDRYEGFSLLHLACRVADVGMVELLLQYGASVNLSDSRGQTPLHHCILKGRHQHAKLLLSRGANAHATDRDGRSALQYAMDRSSSDEDILMILEEHYR, from the exons ATGTATTTCGCCAGGCTCGATGACTCGCCCATGTTCCGGACGCAG ATACAAACACTTGAAGACAGTGCTGAAATACTGAGAGAGAGGTGTTTGAAGTTCCATAAAGGTTGCCGCAAATACAC TGAAGGACTAGGAGAAGCATATGATGGAGATATTGCATTTGCAAGCTCACTTGAAACATTTGGAGGAGGCCACAATGACCCAATCAGTGTTGCGTTTGGTG GACCTGTGATGAACAAATTTACAATTGCCTTGAGAGAAATAGGAACATATAAGGAAGTCCTGCGCTCCCAG GTTGAGCATATGCTAAATGACAGATTGCTGAGTTTTGTAGATATTGATTTGCATGACGTTAAG GATGCTCGGAAGCGTTTTGACAAGGCTAGCCTCTTGTATGACCAG GTTCGTGAGAAATATTTGTCATTGAAGAAAGGTACAAGAGCAGACATAACAACTGCCATTGAAGAA GAGCTCCACAGTGCTAGATCTTCATTTGAGCAAGCTCGTTTCAACCTG GTCACTGCAATTTCGCACGTTgaggcaaaaaaaagatttgaGTTTTTGGAGGCTGTTAGCGCAACGATGGATTCACATCTTCGATATTTCAAACAA GGATATGAACTACTGCATCAGATGGAACCATATATTAATCAG GTTCTTGCCTATTCGCAGCAATCCAGAGAAAGGGCAAACAAGGAACAAGCTTCTCTTGTAGAGAGGATGCATGAGTACAAAAAGCAGATAGATCGTGAAAGTCGGTCTTCTGCAAATGGTTTGATTGATTCCCATAATGTTGATGGCATGCAAACAATTGGTAGAAGTTCGCATAAAATGATTGAGGCAGTGATGCAGTCATCCTCAAAAGGCAAG GTCCAGACAATTCGTCAAGGTTACCTCTCAAAGAGATCTTCAAACTTAAGAGGCGACTGGAAAAGAAGGTTCTTTGTTCTCGATAGTCGAGGAATGCTGTACTATTATCGCAAGCAAATTACCAGGCCACCT GGTGTTTGTCCGATCCAAAGAACCAACAACCCACCTGAACATGGCTCTGGGTTGCTTAGCAGATTGTTCTCTTCTCATTATCATATACATGATGAGAAATCTGTTGCACGGCATACTGTAAATTTGCTGACATCAACTATTAAAGTTGATGCAGAACAATCAGATCTGAGGTTCTGCTTCAGAATTATTTCACCCATAAAGATCTACACATTGCAG GCGGAGAGTGCTATAGATCAGATGGATTGGATCGAGAAAATTACTGGTGTCATTGCATCTTTGCTGAGCTCACAATCCCCAGAACAG TGTCTTATGCAAAGCCCTAGGAGCTGTGGCCTTGACCGGAGTGCCAGTGAGAGTAGTTCATATACCAGTTCTGCGGAACTCGAAGCTTCCACAAGCGATGATCTAGCAATGGAAAGGAACAATGGACAATATGATCCCAGATCCACACACCAGCACCGAATGAGCATCAAACCCGAAAAACCGATTGACTTGCTTAGGAAAGTTGATGGTAATACTATTTGTGCTGATTGTGGTGCTCCGGAACCTGATTGGGCATCTTTAAATCTTGGTGCCCTTTTGTGCATAGAGTGTTCTGGAGTACACAGAAATCTTGGAGTGCATATATCAAAG GTAAGATCTCTGACTCTCGATGTCAGAGTCTGGGAGCCATCTGTTATCAATCTCTTTCAATCATTAGGCAACATGTTTGTCAACAGAGTTTGGGAAGAAACATTGACTTCATCAAACAATGGTTATTCTGGTGATAATACAAG TGTTAATGGATCACAGACAGCACAATACTTCACTGTCAGCAAGCCTAAGCACTCGGATCCTTTCTCTTCCAAGGAAAAGTTTATCCATGCCAAG TATGCTGACAAGGAATTTGTACGGAGGCATAGCATTGATGAGATTCACGTAGCTCAGCAGATGTGGGATAATGTAACTGCAAATGACAAGCAAGGTGTATACAGTCTCATCGTGGCATCACACGCCAACGTAAATTTAATTTATGGACAGATGGCTTCCGGTTTGTTTCTGAATCTTGGAAAAGCACTTCTACAAGAGCAGCCATCTTCACCATCTGATGGAAGCCCTAGATTTTTTGACTGTAATTCACATGAGAAGGTTTCTCCTAGAGAGTCGCTTTCTCCTGCCAGCACAAGTTCGCACGTAGATGACTTGGATGATAGATATGAAGGTTTCTCCTTGCTTCATCTTGCATGCCGTGTTGCAGATGTTGGGATGGTTGAATTACTTTTGCAGTACGGTGCTAGTGTAAATCTGTCTGATTCAAGAGGTCAGACACCCCTTCATCACTGTATTTTGAAAGGGAGACATCAACATGCTAAGCTTCTGCTCTCCAG GGGAGCCAACGCACACGCCACAGACCGGGATGGTAGATCAGCATTACAGTATGCAATGGACCGTTCCTCGAGCGACGAAGATATTCTCATGATATTAGAGGAGCACTATAGATAA
- the LOC100843984 gene encoding ubiquitin thioesterase otubain-like has translation MRRAYLRKRQAVNAEISGRRKQKKKKKNRSPESALFSLSLSPSRIEAVVSLRLREPDPQEAKLAREAADASARKRKADGGEDAGADAAAAPVPEEVAMGDAAAPVPDPEPRVEGGGEGADPKPSRCSPEPVSVELSMGGDYYYRACCGDPDPDPKPEGPQVPYVGDKEPLSALAAEFQSGSPILQEKIKLLGEQYDALRRTRGDGNCFYRSFMFSYLEHILETQDKSEVERIQKNIEQCKKTLIGLGYIEFTFEDFFSIFIEQLENVLQGHETSIGPEDLLERTRDQMVSDYAVMFFRFVTSGEIQRRTEFFEPFISGLTNSTVAQFCKASVEPMGEESDHVHIIALSDALGVPIRVMYLDRSSCDPGNLSVNHHDFVPAANSSEGDASMTSTPADEKPYITLLYRPGHYDILYPK, from the exons ATGAGAAGGGCTTATCTGCGAAAACGGCAAGCAGTTAATGCCGAGATCTCGGGCCgcaggaagcagaagaagaaaaaaaaaaacagaagccCCGAATCggctctcttctctctctctctttcgcCGTCCCGAATCGAAGCCGTCGTCTCCCTCCGACTCCGGGAGCCCGACCCCCAGGAAGCGAAGCTGGCGCGGGAGGCGGCCGACGCGAGCGCCCGGAAGCGCaaggcggacggcggcgaggacgccggcgcggacgccgcggcggccccGGTCCCCGAGGAGGTGGCCATGGGCGACGCGGCGGCCCCGGTGCCCGACCCCGAGCCGCGCGTcgagggaggaggggagggggcggaCCCTAAGCCGAGCCGGTGCAGCCCGGAGCCCGTGTCCGTGGAGCTCTCGATGGGCGGGGACTACTACTACCGCGCCTGCTGCGGCGACCCCGACCCCGACCCCAAGCCCGAGGGGCCCCAGGTGCCGTACGTCGGGGACAAG GAACCTCTCTCCGCCTTAGCAGCAGAGTTCCAGTCTGGTAGCCCCATTTTACAGGAGAAAATAAAG TTGCTTGGTGAACAATATGATGCTCTAAGACGGACACGAGGAGATGGAAACTGTTTCTATCGAAGCTTTATGTTCTCCTACCTG GAACATATCCTGGAGACACAAGATAAATCAGAGGTTGAGCGCATCCAAAAGAACATTGAACAATGCAAGAAGACACTTATTGGTCTTGGGTACATTGAGTTTACTTTTGAGGACTTCTTCTCT ATATTCATTGAGCAGCTGGAAAATGTTCTGCAGGGACATGAAACTTCTATCGG GCCTGAAGACCTTCTAGAAAGAACCAGGGATCAAATGGTTTCTGATTATG CTGTCATGTTTTTTAGGTTTGTTACCTCTGGTGAAATTCAAAGGAGGACCGAGTTCTTTGAACCATTCATCTCTGGCTTGACAAATTCAACGGTGGCTCAG TTTTGCAAGGCCTCTGTGGAGCCAATGGGCGAGGAAAGTGATCATGTGCACATTATTGCTCTGTCAGATGCTTTAGGTGTGCCAATCCGCGTGATGTACCTGGACCGAAGCTCTTGTGATCCTGGCAATCTAAGTGTGAACCACCACGATTTTGTCCCGGCGGCAAATTCATCTGAGGGTGACGCTTCGATGACATCCACTCCTGCTGATGAGAAACCTTACATCACCCTGCTCTACCGGCCTGGTCATTACGACATTCTCTACCCCAAGTGA